CCTGGTGGGACACTGAATTACTTCAACCCAACCAAGAAAAGGTTTGGTGGCACAGTCCATGGAATGCAAAGTCAATTCAAGGAGCTTCCATCAATGATTTCGAACTGTATGGATTTATCATCACTAAGCTGTAGTGCTGCTCAGACGCCAAAGGCAATTACTGAAATAACTACAACGGAATGGAAATTGAGAAAAAGGTAGTGGAAGACTAGGATGTAATATATTCTTGTATAGAAACCGACTTGCAATTTCCCAGCCTCATTTCAGTAAGAGTTCCAACATATGTATTAAAAACTTTTGTCCTATGCAGGGATACTAATTTAGAAATTTCAGGAAAGTTCTTATAGAATTTAAGAGCTAAAACATGGTCTTGCAGCAAAACAGCTACATGTTCTGGTTGTGCTTTTTTTCATTTGATGTCTGATCACACAATAGGAGGGTTAATTTTAAGAAGTAGAGTAAGTCTTGGACTATGACTTCTAGAATggcatttcagaatgtctaaTAAGGGAAACACATTCTTTAAGAGATAAAGGGTGTGttgtcacacacctgtaattctaccactcagaagactgaggctaCAAAACAAGTCCATgcctaaaaagaaaaagtggaaaaCAGTGCAAATTATCAGGAGATCAAAGAGCAGTCTTATATATGAACCGAACACTGAAAGATTCAGCCCGAGTGCTAACTTGCATAAAGCTGGGGGTAGTGTCAGAAGAATGTACAAAAATGAGAAATATACAAGAATAAAGAGTGAATAAAAACAAACGCATAACTGTagtgatacatttttttaaagccaaaactATAGACCCAAATTTGGTATTCTAGGCTCAGGCAAAATTCCTATGAAAGTCTAGGGCAACTGGACAAAGTAATGTAACCATCAAAGTATTATTTCTCTAACTTGTTATTTTCTTCCATTATAAAATCAGTTgcttatagaaaaaaatgaggatCGAGATATGtgttagaacaaaaataaaaactgaaggcATTGAGTGTTGATTGTCATAGGCATTATTTAAATTCACTAACATGTCCTTAATCCTGTACCTATTTTGATTTCTCAGTCTATAGTTATAATTCCTAGAGAAAAAAATTTGATATATATAACTTTGTATTCAATCAGCCAAGGATTAATAAACTAGCCAACTGCCATCATCTCAGAGTGATGGTTTGAAGTTTATAAACAGCTGCTAAAGaagtgaaaatacattttttttaaatacatgaggTAACCACAAATTTCTCATCAGTCACCTCTTCTTTATATGAACAAAACACTACTTCTAGATAAACACATACAATAAAATATCAATGTAAATACTCTGAAAGCATCTTCCTGAAACATTGTGCTTTCTCCTTCAGGTTTCAGTCTTACTATTGCACATGCCTCCTGCAGATGAGGGCTTTATACATAAACTCAGATCTTGTGAAACCGTTCTatagaaagtgaaaaggaatatcaaagaaAATGTGCAAATAAAAGTGGTGCTTAAAGCCCCAAATACAAGTCTCTAAAACAAAGGACTATCATAACTGGTTGGCAGAACAAGACCTGCTTTTTCCACTTGTCTTTAATAAGATTTAGCTAGTACATAAACACAAAGACATAAGATTGCAAAACAACAAAGATTACCATGTATTAGATTGAGTTTCCCACTCTTCAGTTCTTAACTATACTTCCTTTAATGGGATACCAATCAATCCAAGTAGAAAATAAGTTACCAACATACTTTTTCAAGTAACTGTCTGGGTATCTTCAGCCTCATGAAACAGGGAGAACAGTTTTTAGCTGCACATATTAGAGAACTTAGCATTCTATCTGGGAGCTTGGTACTCGCCGCATGTTCAGGGCGTGCCGATGTATTTCTTGCATCTGTCTAATGCGGTCCTTCTGCCACATTAGGTTTTGAGGCATAGGGTATCTTTGCGTGCCATGCAAGTAGCGGTACGGGATCCTGACGTGGCAAGCGGTGGCTCTACAACGAGGCTGTGGCATGGGAGGAAGGAGCATCCACCTCTTTCTCTCAGCACAGTACCGGTAGGCTTCTTTCCGATACTGTTTGTCAATATCATCACTGTTTTTCCAGCCTCCAATAATAAAGACGTCATCTTTGTAATAGCAAATGGCTGCCCCTTCAATGCTTAAGACTTCTGGAGGCAAGCTCTCAAGGATCTCATCGGACACTtggttggtgattttttttactgCCTCTTCATTTTCTAAAGAATAACTCTTGGGACAGCACGATGCTGTCTGATAAAAGTTTGAGTTGACCACAGACATCTGGAAAAAACAGTAATTGTCAATAAGAGGCAATGATTCCACATCTCGCCATTGTCGAGTCTCAGTATCATAGCATGTAATCACAGCCTTTAAACCATCCTCTGTGTCCCGGTCCACAGGAGTGCGGGCAGCAATGTACACAAACCGGTCTTCTATGGCTAATGCTTTGACATCACGAAGAATCTTTGGTGCAGATTCCAAGTTGTGCCATTTGTCAAGTTCAGGATTGTAAACAGTCACATCTTTAAAGCCAGGACTAAAGTTGCCATGTCCTCCAATGCTATACAGCTTGCCTTTGACTTCCGTTAGCCCAAAAGAATGCTTTCTTGTCATCAGACTACAAACATGTTCCCACGTGTTCAAATTTGGGTTGTACCTTTCCACAGTCTTAGCAAAGCCTGGTTCCATTGATCCGGCAACATACACATAGGATTCTGTTACTGCGACAGCATGTCCATCAAGATGATTATGAATATGGGGCAGGTTTACCCATCTATCCTCATCAACAAAATATCCCACACATTCACTCAAATAGTCCCCTCCTTCAGACACACCTCCAATAACCATGATCACATCCATGTTTTGCCCATAGCGAGGTAACAATGAGATATGAGAGGGGGGATGTTGCAGCGTGCCAGACTGTATGTTCTCAGCTCTCAGAGCGTGCCTCTCCACTGCATCAGCCACCAACCGGACGCAAACGTCATTACTGGCCACCAGCCTCTCTGGCTTGACATGCCGTGTCAGGTAGGTAGGCTTCATCTGGGACAGCCTGAGCAACTTAAAAAGCTCTTCAAAGTATCTCTCTCGCTCTTCAGCATTTCTCTGAACCCACTTCAAAACGGTTTCAAAAAGAACCTCTTCAGAATCAACAGTAATTTCCAAGTCAGAAAGCCAGTCACGAATGAGATGGAATGGTAGAGTATAAAATTCCTCATCCTGAATGACCTTGTAGAAATTCCTTCGTATCATATCGGCAGCTTTCAGAGCAAGTTGGCTCAGGGTGTACATATGAGCTAAGCTATGAATGGCCACACAGTTTGAAAGATGAAGTTTTTTCTTGAGAAATTCTCCACAAAATTCTTTTAAACGAATTAACAGGAatctaaaaatcaagaaaaagggaaaagattaATTTTTGGATGTATGTATCCTTATGTGATTACATTTTGAAAGCATCctgaattttaaaattgaaatgttaAGATTAATCTCATTTAACATGTACAACatctggagggggaaaaaaggaatccccacattaaaaagtattatttaaaaGTCTATTTAAAAGCATAGgtagatgggcaccagtggctcacacttgtaaccctatctactcatgaggctaaaatctgagcatcatggttcaaagccagcctgggcagaaaagtccatgaaactcatatctccaattaaccctcaaaagccagaagttgcactatggctccagtggtaaagcaccggccttgaacaaaaaagctaagcaagagcatgaagccttaggttcaaggactggtactggcacaaataaagaagccagggacagtgctcaggccttgagtccacgccccaggactggcaacaaaaacaaaacaaaaaaaagcttataTATCCAGTTAAAGGTatatcaaatggtagagcacctgcctagcaagtatgaactGTGTTTCatggctgtattcccagctactaaAGGAGGCAGGCCAAGCTGGGGCAAGCATTCAGCAAGATCCCATCTTAAAT
This sequence is a window from Perognathus longimembris pacificus isolate PPM17 chromosome 17, ASM2315922v1, whole genome shotgun sequence. Protein-coding genes within it:
- the Klhl11 gene encoding kelch-like protein 11, whose product is MAAAVAAAAAAAAAAASLQVLEMESMETATSGTAGLAAEVRGSGTVDFGPGPGLSAMEAGGGDPGPEAEDFECSSHCSELSWRQNEQRRQGLFCDITLCFGGAGGREFRAHRSVLAAATEYFTPLLSGQFSESRSGRVEMRKWSSEPGPEPDTVEAVIEYMYTGRIRVSTGSVHEVLELADRFLLIRLKEFCGEFLKKKLHLSNCVAIHSLAHMYTLSQLALKAADMIRRNFYKVIQDEEFYTLPFHLIRDWLSDLEITVDSEEVLFETVLKWVQRNAEERERYFEELFKLLRLSQMKPTYLTRHVKPERLVASNDVCVRLVADAVERHALRAENIQSGTLQHPPSHISLLPRYGQNMDVIMVIGGVSEGGDYLSECVGYFVDEDRWVNLPHIHNHLDGHAVAVTESYVYVAGSMEPGFAKTVERYNPNLNTWEHVCSLMTRKHSFGLTEVKGKLYSIGGHGNFSPGFKDVTVYNPELDKWHNLESAPKILRDVKALAIEDRFVYIAARTPVDRDTEDGLKAVITCYDTETRQWRDVESLPLIDNYCFFQMSVVNSNFYQTASCCPKSYSLENEEAVKKITNQVSDEILESLPPEVLSIEGAAICYYKDDVFIIGGWKNSDDIDKQYRKEAYRYCAERKRWMLLPPMPQPRCRATACHVRIPYRYLHGTQRYPMPQNLMWQKDRIRQMQEIHRHALNMRRVPSSQIEC